The Epilithonimonas zeae genome contains a region encoding:
- a CDS encoding tetratricopeptide repeat protein yields MNKPNRHKNHILETESNKFYSNCLPNEWFADKPDHDYGIDYITHISVNGQVTGLNFSVQLKSKEKESNKQHVSISIKQSTLGLFNTKLEPVLLVAYVQEDKEAYWYWYNDLNLDLTKIQKMVRINIPRANKLSQIDWNVVTKYVQDIFSIKTLIDGIRALEYTELSNTEVLAWRNYYAGKYEDASFYFKSLLKEKQKNQVVILEGLAHSQYMSFNYKDALQTINKCIENAGTENHYLTKACILAEDGVVTRSKGKLIEAKNIFYQYLLEGNDNEIGHYNFANTLKSLGDLEEAVKQYKLCLQINPNNAQAWKNLGSIYYDLHNHEEEIVCYDKALKINPNLPQALFSKGVTLSHIYKKHTEGLSLMLKSNEYEEEMMNGFPIGYFWIAYTYEKLDKIDESLRYIDKGLSIDPENLFMLDFKTNLLAFNFDKNDKLKNIATAFFEYRLELDNHFKSLYYFIKAKEIHDENTILELLKKYTAIVKFADLGTFTKCELKLPDLLKFLLHYDKYLTLRQTYPLSRYLNHLISSNHSISSEFYEIMDLIFAKSFSDAIEEYYKAGNMKLIGEAILNGLSVLPNAIFELIPNEEYTQDEAVAIMAHTYLEYPNIAVREFGIQIGLITGNFGLEKVDPADILSDSWYEEFRENTLIYINRKLKLLNEE; encoded by the coding sequence ATGAACAAACCTAACAGACATAAGAATCACATATTAGAAACAGAATCCAATAAGTTTTATAGCAATTGTTTGCCAAACGAATGGTTTGCAGATAAGCCAGACCATGATTATGGAATAGACTATATAACGCACATATCTGTAAATGGGCAAGTGACAGGATTAAATTTTTCTGTGCAACTAAAAAGCAAAGAGAAAGAGTCTAACAAACAACATGTTTCAATATCTATTAAACAGTCTACATTAGGGTTGTTCAATACAAAGCTTGAACCTGTTTTGCTGGTTGCATATGTGCAGGAGGACAAGGAAGCTTATTGGTACTGGTACAACGACCTAAATCTCGACCTAACTAAAATACAAAAAATGGTTAGGATAAATATTCCAAGGGCTAATAAATTAAGTCAGATTGATTGGAATGTTGTCACAAAATATGTTCAAGATATTTTTAGCATAAAAACATTAATTGATGGTATAAGGGCATTAGAATATACAGAATTGTCAAATACAGAGGTTTTAGCTTGGCGAAATTATTATGCTGGTAAATACGAGGACGCTTCTTTCTATTTTAAAAGCCTGTTAAAGGAAAAACAGAAAAATCAGGTAGTAATACTTGAAGGTTTGGCACATAGTCAATATATGTCCTTTAATTACAAGGATGCATTACAAACGATAAATAAATGTATTGAAAATGCAGGTACAGAAAATCATTATTTAACCAAAGCTTGTATTCTGGCAGAAGACGGTGTTGTAACAAGAAGCAAAGGCAAGCTCATTGAAGCAAAAAATATTTTTTATCAGTATCTTTTAGAGGGGAATGATAACGAAATCGGACATTATAATTTCGCCAATACTTTAAAAAGTCTGGGTGATTTGGAAGAAGCTGTTAAACAATATAAGCTATGCTTACAGATAAACCCAAATAATGCCCAAGCATGGAAAAATTTAGGTTCAATATACTATGACTTACATAACCATGAGGAAGAAATTGTTTGTTATGATAAAGCTTTAAAAATTAATCCCAATCTTCCACAGGCATTATTTAGTAAAGGTGTAACACTCTCTCATATTTATAAAAAACATACAGAGGGGTTATCCCTTATGCTAAAATCAAATGAGTATGAAGAAGAAATGATGAATGGATTTCCGATTGGATATTTTTGGATTGCATATACTTATGAGAAACTTGATAAGATTGATGAATCATTACGCTATATTGATAAAGGCTTAAGTATTGATCCCGAAAATTTATTTATGCTTGACTTTAAAACTAATTTATTAGCTTTTAATTTCGACAAAAATGATAAATTAAAGAATATTGCTACTGCATTTTTTGAATATCGACTTGAATTAGATAATCATTTCAAAAGCTTATACTATTTTATTAAAGCCAAAGAAATTCATGACGAAAACACAATTCTTGAATTGCTTAAAAAATATACTGCAATAGTCAAATTTGCTGATTTAGGTACATTTACAAAATGTGAGTTAAAATTACCGGACTTATTAAAATTTCTATTACACTATGATAAATACTTAACCCTTCGGCAAACTTATCCATTAAGTAGGTATCTGAATCATCTTATATCCTCAAATCACTCAATATCATCAGAGTTTTATGAGATAATGGATTTGATTTTTGCAAAAAGTTTCAGTGATGCCATTGAAGAATACTATAAGGCTGGAAATATGAAGCTAATTGGCGAAGCGATACTTAACGGTCTTTCCGTTTTGCCTAACGCTATTTTTGAATTGATTCCCAATGAAGAATATACTCAAGATGAAGCAGTAGCAATAATGGCGCATACTTATTTAGAATATCCGAATATAGCTGTTCGCGAATTTGGTATTCAAATCGGATTAATTACGGGGAATTTTGGACTTGAAAAAGTAGACCCTGCAGATATATTGTCTGATTCTTGGTATGAAGAGTTTAGAGAAAATACTTTAATATACATAAACCGAAAACTCAAACTTTTAAATGAGGAATAA
- a CDS encoding metallophosphoesterase: MSNIILHISDLHVSLDEKFTGEVKNHDSYLSATEENDSSLLYIERFIDFVKRQIEGKTIYLLITGDITDWGEQTEFEYAEIYLNKIITELNISKENILLIPGDHDLNRRAIENRLAEDPNSQLESINEAKFYNFKNFYNSFLGKEFHPNSVVFENLIIDEKLQLIGINSSYKIDLKQTEGLISIEKFEEEIKPYLLNKELKSVICCHHNVVSVHENKKSGQWKIDNRTRFLNKLQELEINFIFSGNEHTSSLEKHSQSEILISDSGPISSKKNDSAFKIYDVEIADNITLKNNIYGLIKTGAFDNPYHWEQRNNTLCKQDDEIEIKTTTIPNITEEVTEILSEVNSSNDELTDVSISVPEENEKNIYENQFYTEELYKKVKDLNLFHSGHFHWSETSRAHNWIDISKLIENKENLNFLKNAIIDVLEAKIQPESIDLIIGLGYEGNILATKTAIKFNKPYTFLPYSYRHNEHHYTETELNFNNEEKKFKVVLIITDVVNDGRTIRKLIKKRQNDFFSNVDKVYVISLFYTGDSILNNNILNIDFMKTKTNYDLTTDEEVNNIEFYTVKSLKVEKCPYGKNFRNECFIYKDELNCVNLFYDEKNTFLSK; the protein is encoded by the coding sequence ATGAGTAATATAATTTTACATATTTCTGATCTCCATGTTTCACTTGATGAAAAGTTTACTGGTGAAGTAAAAAATCATGACTCATATTTATCTGCTACAGAAGAAAATGACAGTAGTTTATTATATATCGAGCGTTTCATTGACTTCGTTAAAAGGCAGATTGAAGGAAAGACAATTTATTTACTAATTACAGGAGACATCACTGATTGGGGAGAACAAACAGAGTTTGAATACGCTGAAATTTATCTCAACAAGATAATTACCGAATTAAATATATCGAAAGAAAATATATTACTTATTCCTGGAGACCATGACTTAAACAGAAGAGCCATTGAGAATCGTTTAGCAGAGGATCCTAATAGCCAATTAGAATCTATAAATGAGGCTAAGTTTTATAACTTTAAAAATTTTTATAATTCTTTTTTAGGTAAAGAGTTTCATCCTAATTCAGTAGTTTTTGAAAATCTAATCATCGATGAAAAACTGCAATTAATTGGAATTAATTCATCTTACAAAATAGATTTAAAACAAACAGAAGGTCTAATCTCAATAGAGAAATTTGAAGAGGAAATCAAGCCTTATTTATTAAATAAAGAATTAAAGAGCGTTATTTGTTGTCATCATAATGTAGTTTCAGTACATGAAAATAAAAAATCAGGTCAATGGAAGATTGACAATAGAACTAGATTTCTGAACAAACTACAAGAACTTGAAATTAATTTTATATTTTCTGGCAACGAACATACAAGTAGCTTAGAAAAACATAGCCAAAGTGAAATTTTAATTTCAGATTCCGGACCAATATCTTCCAAAAAAAATGATTCAGCTTTTAAAATTTACGACGTTGAAATAGCCGATAACATTACATTAAAAAATAATATTTATGGATTAATTAAAACAGGTGCTTTTGATAACCCTTATCATTGGGAACAAAGAAATAATACTCTTTGTAAACAAGATGATGAAATCGAAATTAAAACAACTACAATTCCAAACATTACAGAGGAAGTAACTGAAATTTTATCAGAAGTAAATTCTTCCAATGATGAATTAACCGATGTCTCAATTTCAGTACCAGAAGAAAATGAAAAAAACATTTATGAAAATCAATTTTATACAGAAGAGTTGTATAAAAAAGTTAAAGATCTTAATTTATTTCATTCAGGACATTTTCATTGGAGCGAGACATCAAGGGCACACAATTGGATTGATATTTCAAAATTAATTGAAAATAAAGAAAATCTTAATTTTCTTAAAAATGCTATAATTGATGTTTTAGAGGCAAAAATTCAACCTGAAAGCATTGACTTAATTATAGGTTTAGGTTATGAAGGAAATATCCTTGCAACCAAAACAGCAATTAAATTTAATAAACCTTATACTTTTTTACCTTATTCTTACAGACATAATGAACATCACTATACAGAAACAGAGCTAAATTTCAATAACGAAGAAAAAAAATTTAAGGTGGTTCTAATTATTACTGATGTCGTAAATGATGGTAGGACCATAAGAAAGTTAATAAAAAAACGTCAAAATGATTTTTTCTCAAATGTCGATAAAGTATATGTTATATCACTTTTTTATACAGGAGATTCTATATTAAACAACAATATTCTTAATATTGATTTCATGAAAACAAAAACAAACTATGATTTAACAACTGACGAAGAAGTTAATAATATAGAATTTTATACTGTAAAAAGTCTCAAAGTAGAAAAATGTCCTTACGGAAAAAATTTCAGAAATGAGTGTTTTATTTATAAAGACGAACTAAACTGTGTAAATCTATTTTACGACGAAAAAAATACTTTTCTCTCTAAATAA
- a CDS encoding ATP-binding protein: MVNVLNNNEKLTPYVFYSRFLKEVAAEIQKNNDINFKLAENGDNYIFDSNYTLEPITIPLILSLTEQLSKFYSKPINLNLYNNHATKKVLNFLYKSDFFHVSGSNKNPSFPIGRNILKFNDEYLGDFINKSLRPEHKVRCYSLNDRNHYQELQKYKNDDERRDYLISEYIYIVKEHFQELLFDNESTNENLDLYIEILSELITNGILHSKSNTYALMFVNKFGTKFSISDNGIGFTESIKNKSADFLYQPFELKNEIDKINSLNINEKILQNLNFIIETLYFSSLKNRKGLFDLMVSVVLNANGYFRLHSENSQIIVSSRMTKELNILSELRTRLFKLHRKTLINGGGQDITSEMVMIKNEIKNNFISLYKNICNKYNEDYRFSSLRFFNVKFRGVHIEVEMPNKI; the protein is encoded by the coding sequence ATGGTAAATGTTTTAAACAATAACGAGAAATTAACGCCTTATGTTTTTTACTCAAGATTTTTAAAAGAAGTAGCTGCTGAAATACAAAAAAATAATGATATCAATTTCAAGCTTGCTGAAAATGGAGATAATTATATTTTTGATTCAAATTATACTTTAGAACCAATTACAATACCTTTAATTTTAAGTTTAACAGAACAACTTAGTAAGTTTTATTCAAAACCTATAAATCTTAATTTGTATAATAATCACGCAACTAAAAAAGTTCTAAACTTTTTATACAAGAGTGATTTCTTTCATGTTTCTGGCTCGAATAAAAATCCTTCTTTTCCAATTGGAAGAAATATCTTGAAATTCAACGATGAATATCTGGGAGATTTTATAAATAAGTCTCTAAGACCTGAACATAAAGTTAGATGTTACTCACTAAATGATAGAAATCATTATCAAGAACTACAAAAATATAAAAACGATGATGAAAGACGTGATTATCTCATTTCTGAATACATCTATATTGTAAAAGAGCATTTTCAAGAATTGCTTTTTGATAATGAAAGTACTAATGAAAACTTAGACCTATATATTGAAATACTTTCAGAATTAATAACAAATGGAATTTTACATTCAAAGTCTAATACATATGCATTGATGTTTGTTAATAAATTTGGAACAAAGTTTTCCATTTCCGATAATGGTATAGGATTTACTGAGTCAATTAAAAATAAAAGTGCAGACTTTTTATATCAACCTTTTGAGCTAAAAAATGAAATTGACAAGATCAATAGTTTAAATATTAATGAAAAAATATTACAAAATCTTAATTTTATTATTGAAACGTTATATTTCTCTTCACTAAAAAACAGAAAAGGATTATTTGATTTAATGGTCTCGGTTGTTTTGAATGCCAATGGTTATTTTAGACTTCATTCAGAAAACTCACAAATAATAGTTTCTAGTCGAATGACAAAAGAACTTAATATATTAAGTGAATTAAGAACACGTCTATTCAAATTACATAGAAAAACTCTCATAAATGGAGGGGGACAAGATATTACAAGTGAAATGGTTATGATTAAAAATGAGATTAAAAATAATTTCATTTCACTTTATAAAAACATTTGTAATAAGTATAATGAGGATTACAGATTTTCATCCTTACGTTTTTTTAATGTAAAATTTAGAGGTGTTCATATTGAAGTTGAAATGCCTAATAAGATATGA